In Xiphophorus maculatus strain JP 163 A chromosome 2, X_maculatus-5.0-male, whole genome shotgun sequence, one genomic interval encodes:
- the hsbp1 gene encoding heat shock factor-binding protein 1, which translates to MAETDPKSVQDLTNVVQTLLQQMQDKFQTMSDQIIGRIDEMSTRIDDLEKNIADLMTQAGVEEIEAAPEKPKESQGSS; encoded by the exons ATGGCTGAGACGGACCCGAAGTCGGTGCAGGACCTCACCAACGTG GTCCAGACTTTGCTGCAGCAGATGCAGGATAAGTTCCAGACGATGTCGGACCAGATCATCGGCAGGA TCGATGAGATGAGCACACGCATCGACGACCTGGAGAAGAACATCGCCGACCTGATGACCCAGGCCGGGGTGGAGGAGATCGAGGCGGCGCCGGAGAAGCCCAAAGAGAGCCAAGGGTCATCATGA